The genomic interval CGGTCGATCGCCGCCGGCCAGCCCCCGGGCCCCGCCCTCCTGCCGGGCGAAGCGATCCGGATCATGACCGGCGCCCCCCTGCCCCCCGGCGCCGACGCCATCGTGATGGTGGAGCGGACCCGGCCGGCCAGCAGCGTGTCGGGCGGGGACGCCGTCCAGATCCTGGCCGAGGCCGACCGGGGGGACCACGTCCGCCGGCCCGGGGAGGACGTCCGGCCCGGGGACCGGGTGGTGGGGTCGGGCACCGAGCTGCGCCCCGCCCACCTCGGGGTCCTGGCCAGCGTGGGGGTGACCGCCGTCGAGGTCCACGGCCGGCCGCGGGTGGGGGTCCTCTCGACCGGGGACGAGCTGGTCGAGGGCGGGGGCGCCCTCGAGCCGGGCCAGATCCGGGACTCCAACCGGCGGACCCTCCTGGCCCTGCTCCGGGACTCCGGCTTCGAGGCGGTGGACCTGGGCATCGCCCGGGACTCGGAGGACGAGATCACCGCCGCCGTCGACCGGGGGGTCGGGGCGTGCGACGCCCTCCTGACCAGCGGAGGGGTGAGCGTCGGGGACTTCGACTACGTGAAGGCGGTGCTCGACCGCCGCTCGGCCGGGTCGATGCGCTGGATGCAGGTGGCGGTCCGGCCCGCCAAGCCGTTCGCCTTCGGGGTGATCGGGGGGGTTCCCGTCTTCGGGCTGCCCGGCAACCCGGTGTCGTCGATGGTGAGCTACGAGC from Acidimicrobiales bacterium carries:
- the glp gene encoding gephyrin-like molybdotransferase Glp encodes the protein MALVPVEEARRHVLDACGVLPAEAVALEAALGRVTAAEVVSPEAVPPFANTAMDGYAVRAADTSGASDELPVTLRVARSIAAGQPPGPALLPGEAIRIMTGAPLPPGADAIVMVERTRPASSVSGGDAVQILAEADRGDHVRRPGEDVRPGDRVVGSGTELRPAHLGVLASVGVTAVEVHGRPRVGVLSTGDELVEGGGALEPGQIRDSNRRTLLALLRDSGFEAVDLGIARDSEDEITAAVDRGVGACDALLTSGGVSVGDFDYVKAVLDRRSAGSMRWMQVAVRPAKPFAFGVIGGVPVFGLPGNPVSSMVSYELFARPALRQMAGHTGPSLFRAAVQGVAGQDFPRRPDGRLALDRVVASIGPGGRVVVRSAGGQGSHVLTAMARANALALVPDGPGLVAGEELTVWLLGDLLTGA